The following proteins come from a genomic window of Xiphophorus couchianus chromosome 19, X_couchianus-1.0, whole genome shotgun sequence:
- the hmgcl gene encoding hydroxymethylglutaryl-CoA lyase, mitochondrial, translated as MAATMRLVNRTTFRLRMGQQYMSFSSAPKEKTACVKAAHALPQTVKIVEVGPRDGLQNEKTVVPTEAKINLINMLSESGLPVIEATSFVSPKWVPQMADQVEVMKGIIKKPGVSYPVLTPNLKGFQAALKAGASEVAIFGAASELFSKKNINCSVEESLQRFEEVMKAAKEAAVPVRGYVSCVVGCPYEGQVAPEKVAHVAKRLYSMGCYEISLGDTIGVGTPGSMTKMLEAVTKEVPVSALAVHCHDTYGQALANILIALQMGISVVDSSVAGLGGCPYAQGASGNVATEDVVYMLHGLGIQTGVDLSKLMEAGAFICRIINRKTSSKVAQATCKL; from the exons ATGGCTGCTACAATGAGGCTTGTCAACAGAACCACTTTCAGATTAAGAATGGGCCAGCAGTATATGTCGTTCAGCTCCGCACCAAAGGAGAAGACG GCATGTGTAAAAGCTGCTCATGCTCTCCCACAAACGGTGAAAATAGTGGAAGTTGGACCCAGAGACGGtcttcaaaatgaaaag ACTGTCGTTCCAACAGAGgcaaaaatcaatttaattaaCATGTTGTCAGAGTCTGGACTTCCAGTCATCGAGGCCACCAGCTTTGTGTCCCCTAAATGGGTTCCCCAG ATGGCAGATCAAGTGGAGGTAATGAAAGGTATCATTAAGAAACCAGGAGTATCTTATCCAGTCCTCACGCCAAACCTGAAAGGATTTCAAGCTGCT CTAAAGGCCGGAGCTTCAGAGGTGGCCATATTTGGTGCTGCATCTGAGCTGTTTAGCAAGAAGAACATAAACTGTTCCGTGGAAGAGAGTTTACAGCGCTTCGAAGAGGTCATGAAGGCAGCTAAAGAAGCTGCTGTGCCAGTTCGGGG TTATGTCTCGTGCGTTGTGGGATGTCCGTATGAAGGCCAGGTGGCGCCTGAAAAAGTTGCACAT GTGGCGAAGCGCCTGTACTCTATGGGCTGTTACGAGATTTCTCTAGGTGACACTATTGGAGTGGGGACTCCTGGAAGTATGACTAAAATGTTGGAAGCTGTGACCAAAGAGGTGCCAGTCAGCGCTTTAGCTGTTCACTGCCACGACACTTATGGCCAGGCTCTGGCTAACATCCTCATAGCCTTGCAG ATGGGAATCAGTGTGGTAGACTCATCAGTAGCTGGACTGGGGGGCTGTCCTTACGCTCAGGGGGCTTCTGGGAATGTTGCAACTGAAGATGTTGTTTATATGCTGCATGGACTTGGAATTCAAACA GGAGTGGACCTCTCAAAGCTGATGGAGGCTGGAGCTTTTATCTGTCGAATCATCAACAGGAAGACCAGCTCCAAAGTGGCACAAGCCACCTGCAAActgtag
- the zbtb8a gene encoding zinc finger and BTB domain-containing protein 8A yields MDMVADLGASRLYRAPGESSHQQPQRWFNTADITASHQNNLLKQLNEQRRQELFCDCSVLVEGQLFRAHRNVLFASSGYFRMLLSQGPDGLPETVNATFDVFSPETFTVILDFIYSGQLDLSSHNVIEVMSAASYLQMNSVITYCKNFIKSSLDISVKDEDSDRCHSLSETCSFTSGAGEESTEHPQQGPRSVSPPPALWTRDNSRSQSSFMGKEPEQEGVVSTIKTDPSSPANELSAETDDLHDPQDPLYTLPGSERRRGKAGTKRRAPNSIRSGQHEDLDIQEARTLKVEKAEELYATLPPIVGVIGHFNKDSNPVMRFKCPFCTHTVKRKADLKRHLRCHTGERPYPCQACNKRFTRLEHLRSHFETIHQARKLVCRKCKCQVTEETGHVVCEGTRRYRICTTCIQEVGCDDIPMDGLQTPNEEPALLLGVDGEEEGDTKRNWMVNDEDDLAEDSGADLIIQQVDDSDEEVQ; encoded by the exons atggATATGGTGGCGGATTTGGGGGCGAGCAGGCTCTATCGGGCGCCGGGTGAATCCAGCCACCA GCAACCTCAGAGGTGGTTCAACACGGCTGACATCACTGCATCTCACCAGAACAACCTTTTGAAGCAGCTAAACGAGCAGCGCCGGCAGGAGCTGTTTTGTGACTGCAGTGTGTTGGTTGAGGGCCAGCTCTTTAGGGCTCACCGGAACGTCTTGTTTGCCAGCAGCGGCTACTTCCGGATGCTGCTGTCCCAGGGGCCAGACGGGCTGCCAGAAACTGTCAACGCAACCTTCGACGTCTTCAGTCCAGAGACTTTCACCGTCATCCTGGATTTTATCTACTCCGGGCAGCTGGATCTGTCCAGTCACAATGTGATCGAGGTCATGTCAGCAGCCAGCTACTTGCAGATGAACAGTGTCATCACATACTGCAAAAACTTCATCAAATCTTCCCTGGACATTAGTGTAAAGGACGAAGACAGTGACCGCTGCCATAGCCTGTCTGAGACCTGTTCTTTCACCAGCGGAGCAGGAGAAGAGTCTACAGAGCATCCGCAGCAAGGCCCCCGCTCCGTCAGCCCACCACCTGCACTTTGGACCCGGGACAATTCCAGGTCCCAGTCCAGTTTtatggggaaggagccggagcagGAAGGTGTAGTCTCAACGATTAAGACTGACCCAAGTAGCCCTGCTAATGAGCTCAGTGCAGAGACAGATGACCTGCATGACCCTCAGGACCCTCTGTACACACTGCCAGGATCAGAGCGCCGACGTGGGAAAGCAGGGACCAAAAGGAGAGCTCCCAACAGTATTCGTTCTGGCCAGCATGAAGACCTGGATATTCAAGAGGCGAGAACCCTAAAGGttgagaaagcagaggagctttACGCCACACTACCTCCAATTGTTGGTGTTATTGGCCACTTTAATAAAG ATTCCAACCCTGTTATGCGCTTTAAATGCCCATTTTGCACACACACTGTGAAGAGGAAGGCAGACCTGAAGCGTCACCTGCGCTGTCACACCGGAGAGAGACCGTATCCATGTCAGGCCTGCAATAAGCGCTTCACCCGCCTGGAGCACCTACGTAGCCACTTTGAGACA ATTCATCAAGCCAGGAAACTGGTGTGCAGGAAGTGCAAATGTCAGGTGACAGAGGAAACTGGGCATGTGGTGTGTGAGGGCACACGCCGCTACCGCATCTGCACCACCTGTATCCAGGAGGTGGGCTGTGATGACATACCCATGGACGGTCTGCAGACGCCCAACGAGGAGCCAGCGCTGTTATTAGGTGTGGACGGTGAGGAGGAGGGCGACACTAAGAGAAACTGGATGGTGAATGATGAAGATGATCTCGCTGAAGACTCGGGTGCAGATCTCATCATCCAGCAAGTGGATGACAGCGATGAGGAGGTGCAGTGA